One uncultured Pseudodesulfovibrio sp. genomic window carries:
- a CDS encoding ABC transporter ATP-binding protein: MILSVTDLDFAYNGSRVLRDVKFHLDGGELMAILGPNGVGKTTLLKCINAIHAPRAGKVMVENRDVLRMRPHEIALGIGYVAQRSEAARLTVFDAVLMGRKPHIVWRVGEEDLKMVDSALKRLHMNHLALRYIDCLSGGELQKVAIARALVQEPRLMLLDEPTSSLDLKSQVDILTMLRRVVDEHRIAAIMTMHDLNTALRYADKVLFLKDGCIHSTGPACEVTSDVVEEVYGLPVHIHTVQGHPMVVPAA, encoded by the coding sequence ATGATCCTATCGGTCACCGATCTCGATTTCGCGTACAACGGCAGCCGGGTCCTTCGTGACGTGAAGTTCCATCTGGACGGGGGAGAACTCATGGCCATCCTCGGCCCAAACGGTGTGGGCAAGACCACCCTGCTCAAGTGCATCAACGCCATACACGCCCCACGTGCCGGCAAGGTCATGGTCGAGAACCGCGACGTGCTCAGGATGCGGCCGCATGAGATCGCGCTGGGCATCGGCTACGTAGCCCAGCGCAGCGAGGCCGCCCGACTGACTGTTTTCGACGCCGTGCTCATGGGCCGCAAGCCCCACATCGTCTGGCGGGTGGGCGAAGAGGATCTCAAGATGGTCGATTCCGCCCTGAAACGGCTGCACATGAATCACCTCGCCCTGCGCTACATCGACTGCCTGTCCGGCGGCGAGCTGCAAAAGGTGGCCATCGCCCGCGCTCTGGTCCAGGAGCCGCGCCTCATGCTTCTGGACGAGCCCACCTCCAGCCTGGATCTCAAGAGCCAGGTGGACATCCTGACCATGCTCCGCCGCGTGGTGGACGAACACCGCATTGCCGCGATCATGACCATGCACGACCTGAACACCGCCCTGCGCTACGCGGACAAGGTCCTGTTCCTCAAGGACGGCTGCATCCATTCCACGGGTCCGGCCTGTGAAGTCACCTCCGACGTGGTCGAAGAGGTTTACGGCCTTCCCGTGCACATTCACACCGTCCAGGGCCACCCCATGGTGGTCCCGGCCGCTTAG
- a CDS encoding 4Fe-4S binding protein translates to MLFTPTVIKNLLKKPATRKYPFEVREAFPNYRGELVIDINKCIFCGMCSRKCPSQCITVDKASGTWQCDPHACVYCGHCRDNCPTKCLTMKDTHRKPVTEKVTWIEHGNPPKPKKKAAEPKAEAKAEAKPAKKADKKDDK, encoded by the coding sequence ATGCTGTTTACACCCACAGTCATCAAGAACCTGCTCAAAAAGCCCGCCACCCGGAAGTATCCCTTCGAGGTGCGCGAGGCGTTCCCGAACTACCGGGGCGAGCTGGTCATCGACATCAACAAGTGCATCTTCTGCGGCATGTGCTCCCGCAAATGTCCCAGCCAGTGCATCACCGTGGACAAGGCCTCCGGCACCTGGCAGTGCGACCCGCACGCCTGCGTCTACTGCGGTCATTGCCGGGACAACTGCCCGACCAAGTGCCTGACCATGAAGGACACGCACCGCAAGCCGGTGACCGAAAAGGTCACCTGGATCGAGCACGGCAATCCGCCCAAACCCAAGAAAAAAGCCGCCGAGCCCAAAGCCGAAGCCAAGGCTGAAGCCAAGCCCGCCAAGAAGGCGGACAAAAAGGACGACAAGTAA
- a CDS encoding methyl-accepting chemotaxis protein — protein MKIILSFAISLILLCAAILAVSLTSIYSDSVDYSQTAAAGQLKHIDGTISMYMQETLNNTAMIAEDPRARQVDDIKTNFLDKAKSYPKQYLESGDVTGGAIQNFYRMVLASHPSYEDCYLGTANGAFVLGGDSAIPPGYDPRTRPWYAKAAASPGKPVVSEAYMSTTGDAMVSTAKAVVGDGGKVLGVAAMDLSLAQLTKLIKEVHLGKTGYVIMVQHDGVVIADPRHPDNNFKNVKDLSDLLYAEAFATESGALDGILNGTQYMAVVHTSPALGWKFIALIETSEIMAPVWSNALSATLLSLLVLVIIGVAMWFYMNRLLIRPLGHIVRVLGRAADGDYTTRLDTRRQDDVGRIFQALNTMSQRLTDIVGQVVDGSSRVASGSEELSGTSSALSDGATQQASALEEVSSSMEEMAGNIRATAENSQTTAAIADKASNNARLGGQAVGETVAAMQEIAQKITIIEEIARQTNLLALNAAIEAARAGEHGKGFAVVASEVRELAERSGQAAAEISELSSSSVEVAVKAGDLLKEMVPDIEKTAELIREITVASNEQNAGAEQINSALQQLDHVVQQNAAASEEMASTSADLAGQAHNLEQLVAFFKVQGGVAPAPRNTTGVSRRTRKALPQTSAPTAPRGLDLNMDDPTDTEFERF, from the coding sequence GTGAAAATCATCCTGTCATTCGCCATATCCCTCATCCTTTTATGCGCCGCCATCCTGGCGGTGAGCCTGACGTCCATCTACAGCGACTCGGTGGACTACAGCCAGACGGCAGCGGCCGGACAGCTCAAGCATATTGACGGGACCATCTCCATGTACATGCAGGAGACATTGAACAACACCGCCATGATCGCCGAGGATCCTCGGGCCAGACAGGTGGACGACATCAAGACCAACTTCCTCGACAAGGCAAAGTCGTATCCCAAACAATACCTCGAATCCGGCGACGTGACGGGCGGGGCGATACAAAACTTCTACCGAATGGTCCTGGCTTCGCACCCCAGCTACGAAGACTGCTATCTGGGCACGGCCAACGGCGCTTTCGTCCTCGGCGGCGACTCGGCCATTCCGCCGGGCTATGATCCGCGCACCAGGCCATGGTACGCAAAGGCGGCCGCATCCCCGGGCAAGCCGGTCGTGTCCGAGGCGTACATGTCCACCACGGGCGACGCCATGGTCAGCACGGCCAAGGCCGTTGTCGGCGACGGCGGAAAGGTGCTCGGTGTAGCCGCCATGGACCTCTCCCTGGCCCAGTTGACCAAACTCATCAAGGAAGTCCACCTGGGTAAGACAGGGTACGTGATAATGGTCCAGCACGACGGCGTGGTCATCGCCGACCCCCGGCACCCGGACAACAACTTCAAGAACGTGAAGGACCTGTCCGACCTGCTCTACGCCGAGGCCTTTGCCACGGAAAGCGGAGCCCTGGACGGCATTCTGAACGGCACCCAATACATGGCCGTGGTCCACACCTCGCCCGCCCTCGGATGGAAGTTCATCGCCCTGATCGAAACCTCCGAAATCATGGCCCCGGTTTGGAGCAACGCCCTGTCGGCCACCCTGCTCTCCCTGCTGGTCCTCGTGATCATCGGCGTGGCCATGTGGTTCTACATGAACCGTCTGTTGATCAGGCCTTTGGGTCACATCGTCCGGGTACTTGGACGAGCAGCGGACGGCGATTACACCACCCGTCTCGACACCCGCAGGCAGGATGATGTGGGGAGAATCTTCCAGGCCTTGAACACCATGTCCCAGAGGCTGACCGACATCGTCGGCCAGGTGGTGGACGGCAGCTCGCGCGTGGCTTCGGGCAGCGAGGAACTGTCCGGCACGTCCAGCGCCCTTTCCGACGGTGCCACGCAGCAGGCCTCGGCCCTGGAAGAGGTATCGTCTTCCATGGAAGAAATGGCGGGCAACATCCGGGCCACGGCCGAGAATTCGCAGACAACGGCCGCCATTGCGGACAAGGCTTCCAACAACGCCCGTCTCGGCGGGCAGGCCGTGGGGGAAACCGTTGCGGCCATGCAGGAGATTGCCCAAAAAATCACCATCATTGAAGAGATCGCCCGGCAGACCAACCTGCTGGCACTCAATGCAGCCATTGAGGCGGCCCGGGCCGGTGAGCACGGCAAGGGATTCGCCGTGGTGGCCTCCGAGGTCCGCGAGTTGGCCGAACGCAGCGGTCAGGCCGCTGCCGAAATATCCGAGCTGTCCAGCTCCAGCGTGGAAGTTGCGGTCAAGGCAGGCGATCTGCTCAAGGAAATGGTTCCGGACATCGAGAAAACCGCCGAACTCATTCGCGAAATCACCGTGGCCAGCAACGAACAGAACGCGGGTGCGGAGCAGATCAACTCGGCCCTGCAACAACTGGATCACGTGGTCCAGCAGAATGCCGCCGCATCCGAGGAGATGGCCTCCACCTCCGCCGATCTGGCGGGACAGGCCCACAACCTGGAGCAGCTCGTGGCCTTCTTCAAGGTCCAGGGCGGCGTCGCCCCTGCTCCCAGGAACACGACCGGAGTGTCCCGGCGTACGCGCAAGGCTCTGCCCCAAACGTCTGCCCCGACGGCTCCCAGAGGTCTGGATCTGAATATGGACGACCCCACGGACACCGAATTCGAACGGTTCTAA
- the ispG gene encoding flavodoxin-dependent (E)-4-hydroxy-3-methylbut-2-enyl-diphosphate synthase, whose translation MQRKRTRTVDIGGVGIGGDNPVRVQSMCNTDTRDVAATVEQINQLAEAGCEIVRLAVPDEAAAAVLSTIREQSPVPLIADIHFDHRLALAALDAGFDGLRINPGNIGDEAKVDAVVRAAKEHSTPIRIGVNGGSLEKDLLKQYGGPTPEAMVESGLRHVRMLEARGFHDIKISLKTSSVLKTIAAYRLMSGQVDYPLHIGITEAGTLVRGAVKSSVGLGILLYEGIGDTMRVSLTHDPVAEIGVAYEILRSLGLRERGPEIISCPTCGRTEIGLIELAEQVEAALRGVEEVFTVAVMGCVVNGPGEAREADIGIAGGRDLGIIFRKGEVVRKVRGNANLLPEFMKEIDKFLEERRTD comes from the coding sequence ATGCAACGGAAACGGACAAGAACAGTCGATATCGGCGGCGTGGGCATCGGCGGGGACAACCCGGTCCGGGTCCAGTCCATGTGCAACACGGACACGCGGGACGTCGCGGCCACGGTTGAGCAGATCAACCAACTGGCCGAGGCCGGGTGCGAGATCGTGCGTCTGGCCGTGCCTGACGAAGCCGCGGCGGCCGTGCTTTCGACCATCCGCGAGCAGTCGCCCGTGCCGCTCATTGCCGACATCCATTTCGACCATCGCCTGGCCCTGGCCGCGCTGGACGCGGGCTTCGATGGCCTGCGCATCAACCCGGGCAACATCGGGGACGAGGCCAAGGTGGACGCCGTGGTTCGGGCGGCCAAGGAACACTCCACGCCCATCCGCATCGGGGTCAACGGCGGGTCGCTGGAAAAGGACCTGCTGAAACAATACGGCGGACCCACGCCCGAAGCCATGGTCGAATCCGGCCTGCGCCATGTGCGCATGCTCGAAGCGCGCGGCTTTCACGACATCAAAATTTCCCTCAAGACCTCGTCCGTGCTCAAGACCATCGCGGCCTACCGGCTCATGTCCGGGCAGGTGGACTATCCGCTGCATATCGGCATCACCGAGGCGGGCACGTTGGTGCGCGGCGCGGTCAAATCCTCGGTCGGACTCGGCATTCTCTTATATGAAGGTATAGGAGACACCATGCGCGTGTCCCTGACCCATGACCCGGTGGCCGAGATCGGCGTGGCCTATGAAATCCTGCGCAGTCTCGGCTTGCGGGAACGCGGCCCGGAGATTATATCCTGCCCTACCTGCGGGCGTACCGAGATCGGCCTGATCGAGCTGGCCGAGCAGGTGGAAGCCGCCTTGCGCGGCGTGGAAGAGGTCTTTACCGTGGCCGTCATGGGCTGCGTGGTCAATGGTCCGGGCGAGGCCCGCGAAGCCGACATCGGCATCGCCGGCGGCCGGGATCTCGGCATAATTTTCCGTAAGGGCGAGGTGGTCCGAAAGGTCCGCGGCAACGCCAACCTGCTGCCCGAATTCATGAAAGAAATCGATAAATTCCTGGAAGAAAGGAGAACCGACTAG
- a CDS encoding iron ABC transporter substrate-binding protein yields the protein MKKQYLFCAVLLLLVTIPASGSARSLTDSSGRTNDIPDKVDRVICSGPGALRLLTYLQAQDRIVAVDDAESTQGKFDARPYALANPQFMKLPIFGEFRGHDNPELILTLERQPQVILKTYGTMGHDPQELQDKTGIPVVVLNYGNLGKGRPQLYKSLRLMGEVMGKEQRAEEVIAYIDGLIDDLSHRTGNIPGQERSSVFVGGVAFKGPHGFQSTEPTYPPFQFINAINLAYEAGKAGKSMAQSNIAKEKIVEWDPDVLFLDLATLQLGEDASGLYELRNDPAYRTLTAVKDGRVYGVLPYNWYTRNFGSILANAYFVGKVLYPDRFADVDPAEKADEIYTFLVGKPVFAKMDALFDGMAYKPIAVN from the coding sequence ATGAAAAAACAGTATCTTTTCTGCGCCGTTCTCCTGCTCCTCGTAACCATACCCGCCAGCGGATCGGCGCGTTCCCTGACCGACTCCTCAGGCCGAACCAACGACATCCCCGATAAGGTGGACCGGGTCATATGCTCCGGGCCGGGAGCCCTGCGCCTTTTGACCTACCTTCAGGCCCAGGACCGCATCGTGGCCGTGGACGATGCAGAGTCAACCCAGGGCAAATTCGACGCCAGACCGTATGCCCTGGCCAACCCGCAGTTCATGAAGCTGCCCATCTTCGGCGAGTTCAGGGGACACGACAACCCGGAACTCATCCTGACCCTGGAGCGCCAGCCCCAGGTGATCCTCAAGACGTACGGAACCATGGGCCATGATCCTCAGGAGCTTCAGGACAAGACAGGCATTCCGGTGGTTGTCCTAAACTACGGCAATCTGGGCAAGGGAAGGCCCCAGCTCTACAAGAGCCTGCGCCTGATGGGCGAGGTCATGGGCAAGGAACAGCGGGCTGAAGAGGTCATCGCTTACATCGACGGGCTCATAGACGACCTCAGCCATCGCACCGGCAACATCCCCGGCCAGGAACGTTCCTCGGTATTCGTCGGCGGCGTGGCCTTCAAGGGGCCGCACGGCTTCCAGTCAACCGAACCCACCTACCCGCCGTTCCAGTTCATCAACGCCATCAACCTCGCCTATGAAGCGGGCAAGGCTGGCAAAAGCATGGCCCAGTCCAACATCGCCAAGGAAAAGATCGTGGAGTGGGACCCGGACGTCCTCTTCCTGGATTTGGCGACACTGCAACTGGGCGAAGACGCCAGCGGTCTTTACGAGCTGCGCAATGATCCGGCCTACCGCACCCTGACCGCCGTCAAGGACGGCCGCGTCTACGGCGTGCTCCCATACAACTGGTATACCCGGAACTTCGGCTCCATCCTGGCCAACGCCTACTTCGTCGGCAAGGTCCTCTACCCCGATCGGTTCGCCGATGTGGACCCTGCGGAAAAGGCGGACGAGATATACACCTTCCTGGTGGGCAAGCCGGTTTTCGCCAAGATGGACGCCCTGTTTGACGGCATGGCCTACAAGCCCATTGCGGTGAACTAG
- a CDS encoding iron ABC transporter permease: MHFSDGQVPADYQRYIGVKLTVVCLTGGLLALALVISISMGAANIPMTEVAKSLIGWTVSKRFDIIVWNIRLPQALASIVAGAGLAVAGTVMQSILRNPLGSPFTLGISHAAAFGAAFSVMILGGGIMASSHADAVNITNPYLTTGVAFAFSLAAAGVIVAVSRLRGSSPEIMILTGVALGALFTAGTMFLQFFADDVQLAAMVFWTFGDTARASWSELGVMTAVTVVTSLYFLANGWNYNAIDAGDETAKGLGVRVDRVRLIGMLLASLLTAVIIAFLGIIGFVGLVVPHMVRRIIGSDHRFLLPGSILAGGLLLLVSDTAARLILAPHMLPVSVLTAFMGAPVFIYLIIRGQRR, translated from the coding sequence ATGCACTTCTCCGACGGACAGGTCCCGGCCGATTACCAGCGCTACATCGGGGTCAAGCTCACCGTGGTCTGCCTGACCGGCGGCCTGCTCGCCCTGGCTCTGGTGATCTCCATCTCCATGGGCGCGGCCAACATCCCGATGACGGAGGTGGCCAAGAGCCTTATTGGCTGGACCGTGTCCAAGCGGTTCGACATCATCGTCTGGAACATCCGTCTGCCCCAGGCCTTGGCCTCCATCGTGGCCGGGGCCGGGCTTGCCGTGGCCGGAACGGTCATGCAGTCCATCCTGCGCAACCCGCTCGGCTCCCCCTTCACCCTTGGCATCTCCCACGCGGCGGCATTCGGCGCAGCCTTTTCCGTCATGATCCTGGGCGGCGGGATCATGGCCTCCTCCCACGCGGACGCCGTGAACATCACCAATCCCTACCTGACCACGGGCGTGGCCTTCGCCTTCAGCCTGGCTGCAGCCGGGGTCATCGTGGCCGTGTCCCGGCTGCGCGGATCCTCGCCCGAGATCATGATCCTGACCGGCGTGGCGCTTGGCGCGCTGTTCACCGCCGGGACCATGTTCCTGCAATTCTTCGCCGACGACGTGCAACTGGCGGCCATGGTCTTCTGGACCTTCGGCGACACGGCCCGGGCCTCCTGGTCAGAGCTGGGCGTCATGACTGCCGTAACAGTCGTCACCTCGCTCTATTTCCTGGCAAACGGCTGGAACTACAACGCCATCGACGCGGGCGACGAGACCGCCAAGGGGCTGGGTGTGCGCGTGGACCGGGTCCGGCTCATCGGCATGCTGCTCGCCTCCCTGCTTACCGCCGTGATCATAGCCTTTCTGGGCATCATCGGCTTCGTCGGTCTGGTGGTCCCACACATGGTCCGCCGTATCATCGGTTCGGACCACCGTTTTCTGCTGCCGGGTTCCATCCTGGCGGGAGGCCTGCTCCTGCTCGTGTCGGACACCGCCGCCCGGCTGATCCTTGCGCCGCACATGCTGCCCGTGTCGGTCCTGACCGCGTTTATGGGCGCGCCGGTCTTCATCTACCTCATCATAAGGGGGCAACGGCGATGA
- a CDS encoding FmdE family protein has product MPQPISADAIDATVAFHGHHCPGLTIGIRAVELVERELGELETLDLVTVAETDMCGVDAIQFLTDCTFGKGNFIHRDYGKRAFTFFDRKSGKGFRAVLRDTVTGAPVDAWQATIDKIMNMSLDDMFAITPMDCPAPRAAAVLQSLRCEQCGEMTMESRTRRYGGKTYCIPCFAEIDQKL; this is encoded by the coding sequence ATGCCCCAGCCCATATCCGCCGACGCAATCGACGCGACCGTCGCCTTCCATGGCCACCACTGCCCAGGCCTGACCATCGGCATACGCGCCGTGGAACTGGTCGAACGGGAACTCGGCGAACTCGAAACCCTGGACCTTGTCACCGTGGCAGAAACCGACATGTGCGGCGTTGACGCCATCCAGTTTCTGACCGACTGCACCTTCGGCAAGGGCAATTTCATCCACCGCGACTACGGCAAGCGCGCCTTCACCTTCTTCGACCGCAAGTCCGGAAAGGGCTTCCGCGCCGTGCTCAGGGACACCGTCACCGGCGCGCCCGTGGACGCCTGGCAAGCGACCATCGACAAGATCATGAACATGTCCCTGGACGACATGTTCGCCATAACGCCCATGGACTGCCCCGCGCCACGGGCCGCCGCCGTGCTGCAGAGTCTTCGCTGTGAGCAGTGCGGGGAAATGACCATGGAATCCCGCACCCGCCGATACGGCGGCAAGACCTACTGCATCCCCTGCTTCGCGGAGATAGACCAGAAATTGTAA